Within the Chitinophagales bacterium genome, the region GTTACGCTGTAAGTTATAGTCGTGATACCTGCGCTAACGCCTGTTACGACACCTGTTGTGCTAACAGTAGCAGCACTTGTGTTGCTGCTGGTCCATGTTCCACCTGCATCTCCATTACTGGTTAAGGTAGTCGTTGTTCCCGGGCAAACAGAAGAAGCACCGCTGATCGTGCCTGCATTGGCACTCGGATTGACGGTTACTGATTTCGTTGCAGAAGCTGTTCCGCAGGTATTGGTTACACTATAGGTTATAGTAGCATTGCCTGCACTCACACCGGTTACCACGCCGTTTGCATCTACGGTAGCTGCTGCGGTATTATTACTGGACCATGTTCCGCCTGCATCACCATTACTGGTTAAGGTAGTCGTTGTTCCGGGACAAACTGAAGAAGCACCGCTGATAGTGCCTGCATTTGCATTTGGATTAACGGTTACTGATTTTGTTGCACTTGCCGATCCGCAACTGCTGTTTACCTGGTAGGTTATAGTAGCGCTTCCTGCTCCTACGCCGGTTACTACACCGTTAGCATCTACGGTAGCTGCTGCGGTATTGTCACTGGTCCAGGTTCCGCCGCCGTCTCCGTTACTGGTTAAGGTGATCGTTGTTCCCACGCATACCGAAGAAGCACCGCTGATAGTCCCTGCATTGGCACTTGGGTTCACCGTTACTGATTTCGTTGCAGAAGCCGTTCCGCAGGTATTGGTTACACTATAAGTTATAGTGGTTGTACCTGCACTAACTCCTGTCACCACGCCTGTTGCACTAACAGTAGCAGCACTTGTGTTGCTGCTGGTCCAGGTTCCGCCGGCATCACCGCTGCTGGTTAAGGCAGTCGTTGATCCGGTACAAACTGATCCGGCACCGCTAATGGTACCGGCGTTAGCATTTGGATTAACGGTTATTGATTTCGTTGCAGTAGCGGTTCCGCAGGTATTGGTTACACTATAGGTTATAGTAGCATTGCCTGCACTCACACCGGTTACTACACCGTTTGCATCTACAGTAGCTGCAGAAGTATTGTTACTGGTCCATGTTCCGCCTGCATCTCCGTTACTGGTTAAGGTAGTCGTTGTTCCGGGGCAAACTGAAGAAGCACCGCTGATCGCGCCTGCATTTGCATTCGGATTAACGGTTACTGATTTTGTTGCAGAAGCTGTTCCGCACGTATTGGTTACACTATAGGTTATTGTAGCAGTACCTGCACTTACACCGGTTACTGCGCCGTTTGCATCTACAGTAGCTGCAGAAGTATTGTTACTGGTCCATGTTCCGCCGGCATCTCCGTTACTGGTTAAGGTAGTAGTTGTTCCGGGGCAAACTGAAGAAGCACCGCTGATGGCACCTGCATTTGCATTTGGATTAACAGTGACGGACTTCGTTACAGAAGCTGTTCCGCAGGTATTGGTTACACTATAGGTTATCGTTGCGTTTCCTGCAGCTACTCCTGTTACTACACCGTTTGCATCTACAGTAGCTGCGGAGGTATTATTACTGGTCCATGTCCCGCCGCCGTCCCCGTTACTGGTTAAGGTAGTCGTTGTTCCCACACATACTGAAGAGGCACCACTGATCGTACCTGCATTGGCACTCGGGTTAACGGTTACTGATTTCGTTGCAGAAGCTGTTCCGCATGTATTGGTAACGCTATAGGTTATAGTAGCATTTCCTGCAGATACTCCTGTTACTACGCCGTTTG harbors:
- a CDS encoding Ig-like domain-containing protein, which codes for MKIQNLNTMKAYFSSFKVLIFIILMSGVGKLSNAQSFNCYIANDQLTSPTTLQWDVYMISASTDFNLRTMQYAFNFNSAFIPAGATITPSVVNGGSMNNYSPGSITWSSSGNAFQIGANTGVSCVTGTLISTAPVKVATIKLSSSLPFNCAPHNISMVRPADAAPSGLTLKMAVSKWNSTDCSTGSLNTIISNNGTYTNFAATSLYASVNNMKPKITGQPASQTACSNGTAVFTATVAGNGTSSIVSYQWLANGVPISDGGAYSGTNTPSLTITNPSSSLNGTTYTLQASQCSPALSVTSSPATITVNPSANAGTISGAGSVCAGSTATLISSGDAGGTWTSSNTSAATVDANGVVTGLAAGTTTITYSVTNSCGTATATTSVTVNPSANAGTLSGASSVCVGTTITLTSNGDGGGTWSSNNTAAATVNANGVVTGVGPGSATITYQVSSSCGTASATKSVSVNPNANAGTISGASSVCPGTTTALTSNGDAGGTWSSNNTAAATVDANGVVTGVSAGNATITYSVTNTCGTASATKSVTVNPSANAGTISGASSVCVGTTTTLTSNGDGGGTWTSNNTSAATVDANGVVTGVAAGNATITYSVTNTCGTASVTKSVTVNPNANAGAISGASSVCPGTTTTLTSNGDAGGTWTSNNTSAATVDANGAVTGVSAGTATITYSVTNTCGTASATKSVTVNPNANAGAISGASSVCPGTTTTLTSNGDAGGTWTSNNTSAATVDANGVVTGVSAGNATITYSVTNTCGTATATKSITVNPNANAGTISGAGSVCTGSTTALTSSGDAGGTWTSSNTSAATVSATGVVTGVSAGTTTITYSVTNTCGTASATKSVTVNPSANAGTISGASSVCVGTTITLTSNGDGGGTWTSDNTAAATVDANGVVTGVGAGSATITYQVNSSCGSASATKSVTVNPNANAGTISGASSVCPGTTTTLTSNGDAGGTWSSNNTAAATVDANGVVTGVSAGNATITYSVTNTCGTASATKSVTVNPSANAGTISGASSVCPGTTTTLTSNGDAGGTWTSSNTSAATVSTTGVVTGVSAGITTITYSVT